The genomic interval TATACGCTTCATGGAGCTGAAGGACCGCTCGCAAGATGCTGATGTTGCAGGCATAGTGAGTAATTCTGTGAGTATCAGCTGTATACGCGGGTAAGCGCTTCCACAAGCCTTCAGTGCGTCAAGCAGTGTTTTGGGCTGTTTGTCTGCATCCACTAGACTCCATCGGACTTTCCATCGATTGACCTCTTGGTCCAGCTGTTGACGCTCACACTGGAGGTCCGCTGCATAGCATTCGCACACGGCTGATATGTCTTTATCTTTTTCTTTGACAGACTGTACCCTCGATGGAATTAGCGTCTGAGCCGCGAAACTAAAAATGTAAGATGACAAAACATAATAGACAAACGTTCAAATCCtaatttaaatcttaaaaattctTCCTGTGGGTGTTCTTAATTAAACTAggacaaagcaattaaaaagttgcgctttaattatttaaaaaaaaacattaccaaATAAATGCAATTGTCTGCCGAACCAAACTTTAATAGCTCTTTCAGTGTACGTCAAACTTACAAATTTTCTGTACGAAAATACAGTGTTCTGGATAAGTATTAACAATTACCGGTCCGCATTCTTCAGTATTCGGTCACTTATTTCCTGCACGAGGTGATCTAGGAATTGGTAGTACAGGGATATGCGCCAATATGTCCTAGAATCGGAGGCAGGATGTTTGTCCCTGTGCTGTTGTTTGCTAGTTCTGCGAAGCGTTGATGGCATCacctttattttaacaaataatttcatatttatacaaCTTTTGAAGAAAGAAAGCTAGCTGCTGTGAGGTAGTGTTATCGTATACGATTATTATATAATGATACTGTACTACATaaatttgcgtttaaatattcTTTGACGTAATTacgaaacacacaaacaaataaagAGATAATCATGTAAGCTACACTGTAATCTACAATTTTTGGTCTTAAATATTTATCTCCCGTATGTTTAAAGATAAATTATCAATATGTAGGCGAGTAAATGGGAAATATTTATCATAAacacttttaaaataattgtagcTAATCAACACTCTTATATGCGTTTAATTGTCATTACATCTGTATGTTCTGCTATTAAATACTAACTTCCACGGAAGCTTCCAGGTATACAGCCTCATAGTACAGGGCGTCCCAGACGGCTGGGTCTGCTCTCTCGTTCTTGAGCACCTGAACCACGACCTGGGTCTCGCGTACGGCCTCCAACAGGTCCATGCTTTTCTTaaatcaaaaatacttttttgttataACCCAAAACAGATTTTTAAATTAAGATCTGTTGCGAACTTATATCAAAAGTCTACAACTAGTAAAAAACGCtacatttttaatgaattttgcgTGTGATAATTtatgattattatcattattattattgtttaatgacaCACATTAACAATTATGACCCGCTCATTAAAAGTCTTGACAATTAATTAGTCGCTGTACCTTCTGGAGCACCTCTGTCAGGCCGACCAGGAACGAGATAATGTGTTGTGTGGTGACCAGTGCGACTATGAAGTCGAAGCGAAGTATGGCGTTGAGGTACTGGCCAGCCTTCTCGTCATTGTCGTCTTGCAGACAGTCGAGTGCGTTGACGACGACTGGGAACGACTGTTTGAAGGTGGTCAGCGCATCTGCTCTGCTACACCAACGAGTTTCACACAGGTTCTGCTACGTTTGCTTTCTTAGTTTTGAATATGAACTCGTTGGACATttgtaatgtccaatatattTGATGTGTGAATTCTAGAGAGGTAACCCCCATAGCcttcgatttttttttgcattttcgggCGTTTTATTTTtacgatttttttataatgatgtgCAGGCACGTGCCTACACTGCCAACGCACAGCTCCGCGCCTGGCAATAGGCAACATTTCAACGCTGTCTGTAAACATCGATTTAAAGCGATactaaatgcttgtttttatggTTTTTGTGTCACAGTATATTCCAAAATATATTTGTTCGCTCTTAAATGTCCGGATTTCGTCGCGGgaatttcacattgaatatatggtggcacacaaaataaaaaaaacgagcattttgtatctcgttaaatctatgttaccataccacgtCTGGCGGTGAAAGTTTTGCTATTGCTGTAAGGaatgtatgggttaactttattttacggaATAATTTGCGCAagattcgttgattttgagtatttatgtaacTTAAATATAGGATTGAGATTTCATTTCAACAGGCGACACAAGAATAAGTGATTGCCGACCTATTATATCGATTCCAGGCACCATATTTTACGGACTTCTTACTTGTGAAAATGTACAGGCTAACCAACAGCTTGATAAATATAAGAGTCACCTCCACTTTCATCGAGCAAATGTGTCCCTACGTAGGCAAAAACGAAAGCCTCTCCGTCTCATTTTGCCGAGCAGACATATATAGAAACGATTTGTGGGAATAAGAAAAAGAAGGCAACTGGACCATTCGAATATCTTGAAAATTAATGCCACATGGGATTTGTCGAAATTATTATTCATTCTTAAGCATTATTGTATATGCAACATGtttattattgaataattaagtatttaaataattgcCATCCCGTGTTTGTATTATAACAACAACATTCTCTTACAGAGCTCACCGCGTTagagtttaaaatatatatttaaataagtaaAATCATAATTTATTAAAGTCAGTAATTTCGTAATCACCTTACCAGTTACGTTGCTCTTCTGTTTATGTAATCTCCGTCAGTTTTGTCAGATTTTAAATGTGAATGCGAGGGACGGCGttaacttatttttaaagaacaaaattgTTTCAATTTAGATAACGGCAACTTGATACTAGCTTACGTAATAACAATCGCATGTGCGTTATCTGTAGTTGCTTTGTACAAGGTCGTTCGCAAAAGTCATCTCGGGTTCGAAGTAACACAAAGATTAAATTACTCGACGTGAAATTTTGGTCGAATGAGACAGCATGTTCATGTCATTTGACTGtcatgaatatatatttattaatagttTATTTGACACAGAAGAACATTgtgttgaaattgaaatattttgtttcataatgCATCTCCAAAGCCAATATCCATTAGTAAAATTCACTGTTTTATAAACGCACGAATTCAAAGTAAGTAAGCTATTCAGAAACTATGTATTACACACATGAGCTCCGCATTCGTAagttatcatttttaattatgtttactatacattatataatactatatattattcATAATAATATTTCATCATCCAGCGAGCGATATTGAAATCAACCCAATTAGGACAAgtagatgtttaatgaaaattactatatatgTCTTCAGTTTAGAATAAAACAAGAAAGCTATTCTGATCCTGGATTGCTGACCTATATTAACAAAGAAACAATTGTGTAATGGTGCTAAAATCTCAGGATGCTGTCTTGTCATAAAATAATAAGTAACATGCTGACGAATTTACAGACATGATTATTGGATTGCAGaatgtcatttttttttgtttaataaaggGTCGCCTAATGAACAATtatgcattattattttatgctttttggtggtttataaagaaatatcagtgaatttaaactgataattcactgtgtcaaacagtgaaaaataacagtgaaaattatcgataatataATAAACCATTGCGATCTTAGGCTGCCGATTTAGGCGATCAGTTCCCGTTCTCAACATGACTTAAACATATACGCGCATTTAAATAATTGCTAAATTTCCTTTAAAATGCAACAAAATGCAACAAGGATGTTGAGTCATTTGAATATTTGAGTTGTCATTTTTTTGCCTCCAGCTTAAGTTTAAGATCTTGATGTAAATCTCATTCAACCCAATGTTAATACAATTACAGCAGACTTGTGGACTTATTATGTGCACATCAGGAGCTGCTAGGCTGATATTTTGAAGGCAAATATTACAAGTGGACAGTAGTTCACTCATATATAAAGCATAATTTCAGAATTTTGACGAACATTGTTTACCTTGTAAATACCGGTATTCAGCATATGTTgacgatttgtttttctttgtaacGCGATTTCGCATAATCGACTGCGTTTCGTCTAAATATAACATTACTTTTTATCAGCATACAATTTCTAAAAATGATATTCCAAGTAATTGCATATTAATAATTCATTTCAACGAACTTGAAACGACCGCACGATAACCGTGTTTTAACATTGATGTTCTTTATTAAATTACTACTACCACGAACATTGCATTATAATGTGTCGCATGACATTGCCGTAAGATCTAATGATTGTGCAGAATAGAATATTCTAATGACTAATGTGAGAAATGTATTATCTACGTCGACTGTCCAAGTCATAATCACGTTACCTCTGCATACTTCCTGGTTACAGGCCACATTCACCAGTGACTCAAACACGTGATCGTAAATATAAATAATTCGGATATCGTAGGCTAGACGATCCGGCATACATAAGGAAACTTATCTCGAAAATGCAGTCTATTGTTTGTTTGCCATGCTTGCAGCTCAACGGAGATGGTCGAACTATAAATTGTAAATTACTTTATGCTCTTTATGATCATGTCATATAATATGTGTTATTGTGAAATCGTAACTCACATATTGATTATTGTTGTTGATACAttaaaacatcaaacataaattacacgTACAACTTGGatgattttttactttaattgtattatatttgtttgttataatATCGTTATATAAATGACGCTAGTTAGGTTCACTCTAACGAAAGTTGATCATATTTCAGGGAGACAGTATTAAAGAACTCAAGAGACGCATAAAGGTGGCGTTTAATGTTACCGATGATATAAGGGTACTTTACATCAGTAAGTCGCCATGCTCTTTCCATTTTAACACTCCCTGATGCTCTTTTCATTTAAACACTGCCTGTCAGTGAGGagcaattatgttgtttttttgtttctcaCATGATTAAGATTTATCTATTATTGATCATTTTCTTAATTAAAGATCTGTTTTGATCAGATCTGCTGGAAAACATGGCTTCTGGCTAGGTGGGGGCTATTTAATTTAGTTATGGTTAAAGTAAAACCTATAGATTGTTCAATCAATAGGAAAattgataacaacaagtgttctTATGATGTTCCACCCACGTGACAAAAATGGTTCCGATCTGTTGGAAATTTCCGTATATATCCACAACACATACTCAGAACATTTTCTATTAAGTCTTAAGTGTTCGCCATTTTGACTTCCTGTAAATTTGTTttatctttgaaataaagttcAGAATTTAGTTCACgttcatttgatttaaaaatcaaTCGTTAACGGTTCATATCATAGGCAAGGCGTTGAACATGCCAAATAGGCAGTGTCACAAATTCAACAAAAGAGCAAATTACAAATTCATTATCGTTTAACATTTATATACCTATGTATAAAATTGTAGCTAAATATCAACTGCAAACGTTGGCCATAACACAATAGGCCTCATTTCAATCGTTTAAGATTAACACAGTGACAAATCGGACGAAATCGACAGTTTTTGCTAGGTAAGACAAAACCCCGCACTCCGATCTAACAATAACCCTTCATGTAAATGCGTGCTTACAAACAATACTACCACAATGTATCGCTTTACATTGATGAAAAAGAGTAAAATAAACAACTTGCCCATAACAACTTATTCCAagagtttatattttctttgcaacaactgttttaaccctATTTTATTTACTCGAAAACGAAAGTCGCCATTCATTTCCGCTGTTAGAATCACCCGGCTTATCtgacactgacagagccaggcaccattctatacataaatggtgacgtcactacgttattgtcagttagaccggtgtgtacacaatgagcCAGGCGCAAAatcatccaatcaacaacaacaacgacacaATGACAAATGGCGACCGCTGATTACTTTCACGGAATGTGTGTaactaaatgaaaaatacttactcATTCTGGTtgttttggaattagtttttagaggtaagttgtttgtttaaaggtactgtcaaccacgaatgacgaaaaaagaaaagttctaaaataccgtattttttacaattattagtttatatttattaaaatatcatgactggtatatttcattacttgaaaaaagttaatattttcagtatattcggtaatataatttcgcgatgtgaaatcgataGTAAATCGCGATAATATGTgacaacgatatacacactataaataacgcaagtagattgatattttttttatataaaatatacacaattaactacgcatgcacaatttgcattccttggtttaccacgtgacgatgatgatcaatctgcttgcgttatttatagttaactggtagttacctggtagacatacccagtaaaatttataaccgaatatattgaaaatatgaaaaattaacaacattttttcaagtaatgtaatatacaagtcgtgatatttcaatcaatataaactaataattgtaaacaaatacggtattttacaacttttcttttcttcgtcgtcgtggttttTCATCAATGAAAAGCGATGAATTGTGATAGTATTGTTTGTAAGCACGCCTTTACATGAAGGGTTATGGTAAGATCGGAGTGCGGGGTTTTGTCTTATCTATTGAAAACTGTCGATTTCGACCGATTTTTCAGTTTGTTATTCTTAAACGGTTGAAATGAGGCCATTTTTATGGCCAACATTTACAGATAATATTTAGCTAcaattttatatatatgtatataaattttaAACGATAATGACTTTGTAATTTGCACTTTTGTTGAATTTGTGACATTCTGCCTATTAAGCATGTTCAACCCcttgtctatatattatatatcatgtaTGATTTGTGTGTGCGGGTCCCTATGGTTCATATCAATCTGGCCCATTTGATTCGTAGCCATATCGAGAAAAAAATACAAACGTGTTAAAGAATATAGAAATGAAAAGgatttcatatttttattgttttgttttaatatcatacgATTGAAAATTAATCGAAATAATATCTTTCCCATTTGAAACTTGGGTTTACTACCGTTCTTCATTGCAATATTTAATTGTGTTAATTATGCAATCCAtactctttttatttttattttatgataatggTTTTCTTGGTCCTTCAAAGAGTGGATACTGTACAAACAGTCGCTTcagttcaattttttttattttttgtgttgaaTAGATTTGCAGAAAAAACATTGAACCATCATCTTTCAAATGTGTTTAACaatcaatacacattttatgtcatCAACtgcttaataaaataaataaatacaaataaacaaatgaataaataatatataaaaaaaacacaggtgTTGTAAATTATTGGTTGTGTATTTTACATCAGTACTCCCCGTTTTGAATACAGCGATAATTCATACATTACCAAAACTGTgtctaattattgtatttttgtaccCTTTAGTCTCAAACATGAATGTGTTCATATATGTAGACTGCAACATTAGAAAATTAAGTAAGCTGTTAGAATAGGTAATACCCAAGCATGaacttgtatattatatattttataaaaccaaCTAGATTCTGATTAGCAtgataaaattatgtaaacatgttttatgtttattgcgTGTCAGAATGAAGATGTTCATTCTTTAAGAAATTAACTTGTCTTTAATCCAGGCGCAGTTGTATACGCAAAGGATTAGTGGTCACTCTAGCGTACCTTATTTACAAACGTTATAACCAGTATTTATTCCCTTCAATTGTGTTTTCGTGGGTAAGGAATAATTACAATACACCATACTTTACCACTATCCTGGATATTAACTCTTATcagatatttgatttttttttagattaaagATCAATACACCTTTTATGTAAATGaactacttaaaaaaaaataatacataataataaattaataaattaaaaaaagcacgGCCTTTGTAAATTAGTGTTTGTGTATTTTACATCAGTGCTCCCCTTTTTGAATACAGTGATAATTAACACATTACTAAAACtgtatataattttcttattttattaccCTTTAGTCTCATACATGAATGTTTCCATATATGTATACTGCCACAGTATAAAATGAAGTAGGCTGTTAGAAAAGGTAACGCCCAAGCATGaacttgtatattttatattatattacactTACTAGATTCTGCTTAGCatgaaaaatattatgtaaacacGTTTTATGCATATTTCACTAGCAATGTAGATTGTAACTTAATAAGGGAACATCAGatctttatattaaatatgtttggaTGAACACATATTAGATGTTGGTATATAGGTGCAGTTGTATACGCAAAGGATAAGTGGTCACTCAACCGTGCAGTATTTACATACAGTTAAAACTAGTATTTATATCCTTCCATTTAGTTTTCGTGGGTAAGGAATAATTACAATACAGCATAACTATCTACTATCCTTTATAGGAACTCTTATCAGGTATAAGGTTTCCTTAGATTAAAAATCAACACACATTTTATGTCATCAACtgcttaataaaataaataaatacaaataaacaaatgaataaataatatttaaaaaaaaaacacaggtgTTGTAAATTATTGGCTGTGTATTTTACATCAGTACTCCCCGTTTTGAATACAACGATAATTCATACATTACCAAAACTGTGTCTAACTATTGTATTTTTGTACCCTTTAGTCTCAAACATGAATGTGTTCATATATGTAGACGGCAACATTAGAAAATTAAGTAAGCTGTTAGAATAGGTAATACCCAAGCATGAacttgtatataatatattttataaaaccaaATAGATTCTGATTAGCAtgataaaattatgtaaacatgttttatgtttattgcgTGTCAGGATGAAGATGTTGATGAAGATGTTCATTCTTTAAGAAATAA from Dreissena polymorpha isolate Duluth1 chromosome 1, UMN_Dpol_1.0, whole genome shotgun sequence carries:
- the LOC127870872 gene encoding uncharacterized protein LOC127870872; this encodes MDLLEAVRETQVVVQVLKNERADPAVWDALYYEAVYLEASVEVMPSTLRRTSKQQHRDKHPASDSRTYWRISLYYQFLDHLVQEISDRILKNADRFAAQTLIPSRVQSVKEKDKDISAVCECYAADLQCERQQLDQEVNRWKVRWSLVDADKQPKTLLDALKACGSAYPRIQLILTELLTMPATSASCERSFSSMKRIKT